The genome window CACACACAGTGACCACAGGTTGTGTCGTTATGCTGTGCTCTTTATTCAGAGGTCTTAGAatgatacacacatacataccaggGTTTCTGTTAGCCTGTAATAGCTTGCTTTTGTCCGTATAAAAAAAAATGCAGATAAATAACATTTGCGTCGGCTAACTGCTAGGGAGAAGAGAaaatcccattgcaaaataatgctttttagcctatttattgatggaaatgcatttgactggtcatgcttatccGTCTATTGGGTAAtctgcataatttagtggaagtAAATTGGTacgtgtgtacagtatatttgtaTGTACCGTATCctaaaatacgaggtcaaattaTTTCGTCGGAGCTCTGGAAAGAGGCCTGATTTCCTgagttggaattctgagttggatgattGTTCACAACTTTTTTTTCCCCAGTCAGAGCTTGTTTTTTccccagttcccagttgtcttgaacgcactgaagtcagaagtcagtgatttcccagttgctttgaacgCTGCATCAAACGGCaacagaaggcaggcttcatcagtgCGTTgcccaccactttgcaatgagctggaggcagtatgcattttgaaaacatatacttaaaatgttcaggtttcaaacaattaataCACATTGAGGCATGTCTTGcgttgcttcaaagtagcctgttAGATCTCCTCTCGTTCTAAATTTAGAACGGATATTTTCATCTGTTACATGAAACCGCTCACGTGTAGTGcccttttgataatggtgttttcctgctaattgtGGTATGGAACGAACATTTGTGcatagcctactgccttgtgcacATTGctacgcttataatgtgaagaaataatagtttatcgacattttaagctaaacgttctgatctgttccatcagcctCATTGCGTTTTATGTAGCTTAGAGCCCAAATTCATCAGTAGGCCTATCGGTCCACAACTGGCCCAGAGTCTGTTTGAAATGGGCTATTTATTCtcaacaagctgaccaatagaataggtagcTAAACATTTCTactatagtagattgacataggctagtgattttgctgttggttactcatcttgttggccgaGGAAAAATACATGTGTTTGAAGTGTCAGAATGAGAAGGACAGCACATCGTTGCATCCTGGACTTGtatgttctgttaatatgaatgaCCATATTCTAAATGTGATggctgtcattctgagcaccgtgggtggactcCCTAATCACGCTATGCACCAAATGCAAATGCGcccggtaaatttctcaaatgtccggtaaattaaaatgttgCTGATCAAGTGTCCGGCACCACATGTTCAGAAACCCTGATACATGTTTATCAGAACTCTACCAGGCGTTTCCAGAGCGACAGTACACTCAATTGAGATGCGTAAACAACCACTTATCACAATCATTGCAAGTATTTGCATATACAGTGTATTTATATTTCCATAATAAACTATTGATAAATGTATTCTCTCCATATTCCTCCTCCAGGTTTCCTCGCCGAGCTGTGACTCCCAGGGCCTGCAGGGCGAGGAGGCTCCGCCCTCCGAACCCCAGAGCCCGGTCACTCAAACCGTTGCCGCGGGGACTGGCAGTCGCCCCGCCTCCTGCCTTACCCCCCTCCCCCTCGTGTCGCGGGTGAAGACAGAGCAGCAGGGAAACCAATCAGAAGCCTCGCCTTACTCGGTGGTGTGCACCCCTGTGGCTAAGCGCTTGTGGGAGGGCGGCAGCAGCCGAGACGGGGGCGGAGGGGGCTCATGCGGAGGCGGGTCCAGGAAGGCCGCCCGCTTTTCCCAGGAGTCTGTGCGAGGGAGTGCCATCCAGAGCTCAGGGGCGCTGACACTGGCCATGGGGATGGGCGCCAGCGGGGCGGGGATAGGCTCAGGGGTCGGGGGTCACGGCAGCGGGTCCAACGGGAGTGTGGTCTCCATGGGCAACGTGGCATCGGAGGGCGCCAGCCCGGGCACGATGAGCGCCTACACCAGTGACTCGCCTATCAGTTACCatgacgaggaggaagaggaggaggtgacgGAGGAGCAGACAGAGGAGCAGTACAGGCAGATCTGTAACATGTACACCATGTACAGCATGCTCAACGTGGGCGCCGCAGGTaccgacgtgtgtgtgtgtgtgtgtgtgtgtaaaaggtcAGACCAGACAGATCTAACACATGTCTTTCTCCCACTGGTAGCTGGTGAGCGTGTGGAGGCCCTGCCGGACCACTCAGAGACCCGGGGTCGTATGCGGGGTCGCCAGGACCTGTCGTCTCTCCCCGCTGAGCTCATCACACAGATAGGCAACCGCTGCCACCCCAAACTATACGAGGAGGGGGACCCCGCAGAGAAACTGGAGCTTGTCTCAGGtcagtgtgtgttatgtgtgtgtgtggatccatTCTGTCATTTCAGAACTGGAGTAGGAGAAGGGTCAGAGAAGGGTCTAGGGACCGAAGTGGAATGTGGCCTTGTTAAAGATGTGCTATCTTAATTAGAACAGCAGGAAactaatcctgcagcaacaggaaatgtgaattattatgaggattataatgaatggacatgtTGTAGGGGTTGATAGATTTTTTGTTAGGGCGAATCAAGTCAGAAATGTTCAAatggaagcctttttaaaccttgaatacacaaGTTTGCATTTTCTCTGcagcaacagagtgatcaaatgaagatagtACACCGCTTATAccctgagtgtagaaaacattaagaacacctgctctttcaatgatagactgaccaggtgaaagctatgatcccttattgatgtcacttgttaaatccacttcaatcagtgtagatgaaggggtggagacaggttaaagaaatatttttaagccttgagacatagattgtgtatgtgtgccattcagagggtgaatgggcaagacaaaatattgaagtgcctttgaacggggtatggtagtaggtggtttgggtcaagaactgcaacgctgcttggtttttcatgctcaacagtttcctgtgtctatcgagaatggtccaccacccaacgtgactcaactgtgggaagcattggagtcaacatgggccaccatccctgtggaacacttttgaccccttgtagagtccatgccccgactaattgaggctgttctgagggcaaaaggggggttgCAACTCCATATTcggaaggtgttcataatgtttggcACTCTTAGTGTATactatacacacactgtatagtCTACTGTAGTAGTTGTCCTTAATGACTAGTGAAATGGGACGTGGCCTGGTTCTGCAGTACACTGAGAGTGGTCCTTACATGACTAGTGAAATGGGACGTGGCCTGGTTCTACACTACACTGAGAGTGGTCCTTACATGACTAGTGAAATGGGACGTGGCCTGGTTCTACACTACACTGAGTGGTCCTTACATGACTAGTGAAATGGGACGGTGCCTGGTTCTACACTACACTGAGAGTGGTCCTTACATGACTAGTGAAATGGGACGTGGCCTGGTTCTACACTACACTGAGAGTGGTCCTTACATGACTAGTGAAATGGGACGTGGCCTGGTTCTACACTACACTGAGAGTGGTCCTTACATGACTAGTGAAATGGGACGTGGCCTGGTTCTACACTACACTGAGAGTGGTCCTTACATGACTAGTGAAATGGGACGTGGCCTGGTTCTACACTACACTGAGAGTGGTCCTTACATGACTAGTGAAATGGGACGTGGCCTGGTTCTACACTACACTGAGAGTGGTCCTTACATGACTAGTGAAATGGGACGTGGCCTGGTTCTACACTACACTGAGTGGTCCTTACATGACTAGTGAAATGGGACGGTGCCTGGTTCTACACTACACTGAGAGTGGTCCTTACATGACTAGTGAAATGGGACGTGGCCTGGTTCTACACTACACTGAGAGTGGTCCTTACATGACTAGTGAAATGGGACGTGGCCTGGTTCTACACTACACTGAGAGTGGTCCTTACTGTGAGATGACTGTATGTAAGAGATGAGGCATGTGTCAGTGTGGTTAATATTAGCCAAGTCAAGGCCTCTCTGGGAACATGCATATGTAATGTTCTACTGCCACCTTGTCCAGGAGTGTTCTGTCAGTCTACATGTGGACTACAGTCAAGTATTCCCATTTGTTTGGCCTGCTGCTTGTTTGTTTATTATGCAGAGTCAGTCCCAGGATGTGTGTCTGAAGCaggacgtgtctgtgtgtgttttacagattgtgtgtgtggtgtatgaggGGTATATccaggtttgtgtgtgttttacagatggtgtgtgtggtgtatgaggGGTATATCCAGGTTTGTGTGTGTAAGCaggacatgtctgtgtgtgttttacagatggtgtgtgtgtggtgtatgaggGGTATATCCAGGTTTGTGTGTGTAAACaggacgtgtctgtgtgtgttttacagaTGGTCTGTGTGGTGTCTGAGGGGTATAtccaggtttgtgtgtgtgtagaaattCAATAGGGGTAGTGTCTTGAGTAGTCCATGGTAacactgttctgtgtgtttgtttttttatgttgATTCTcactaatctgtgtgtgtgtgtgtgtgtctgcaggtacgtgtgtgttcatatctCGAGCCCAGCTGATGAACTGTCATGTCAGTGCAGGGACCAGACACAAGGTGTTGCTCAGGAGGCTGCTGGCTGCCTTCTTCGACAGgttagtgtgtctctctctttcacatctgacgtgactgtgtgtgtttatacgtctgacgtgtgtgtgtgtgtttatacgtctgacgtgtcgtgtgtgtgtctgcctgccagtgtgtgtgttaacagttGATGGATGTCTGCATGTTTATAAAGGTATCATTATGctctctccctgtcaggaatACTCTGGCTAACAGCTGTGGAACAGGAATCCGCTCCTCCACTAACGACCCCAGCCGCAAGCCCCTGGACAACAGAGTGTTGCACGCAGTCAAATGTGAGTGTTTCACTTAAACACAAGTGCCTTTTTGTTAGTACAAATGGGCGGCTGATTTATGATTGGGCTCATCAATCCTAACTCTCTGGTCTTTTCCTCttttctctctaattctctctctattcccctcctccccttcctccctgattccttcctcctctctctctctctctctctctctctcctccctccctccttccctcaatcAGTCTACAGCCAGAACTTCGCCACGAGCTTCAAGGAGAGCGAGATGAACGCCATCGCGGCGGACATGTGCACCAACGCCCGCCGCGTCGTCCGCAAGAGCTGGATCCCCAAGCTGAAGCTGCTCATGGCCGAGGGCGACGCGTACTCCGCCTTCCTCCCTGACGCCAAGATGGAGGCCGACGCACTAGGTGCGGAGCCAGGCTTTGAACCCAACTCACTGGAGGGCGCCGAGACGGGTGTCTCGTCCGGCGAGTCGCTGCAGGGGGTGGGCAGCGACGGAGGCACTTTGTTTTAGATGGGGAGGTGGAGTACAGAAGTGTTTAgaagacgatgatgatgatgatgatgaatacaTATATTTCCCTGTACtcccctctttcttctcctctggTAGTGTGGCACATCCCCCTGACTCTTTGGCCTTTTGATCCTCCACCTTCGACATGTGACTCTGAAACGTTGATAGGGGAAACAGGGGTTGTTACCAGGATGTTAACCAGGAAGTTATGCTTTAATTTTGAAAGCGAGAGTCCAAGCAATCGTAACTTCCAATATGGTTTCTGCTGTATGTTAGTATGGGGGTAGAGAAAGGGTGATACGTTTGTGGGGATGCagtattttctttatttaaaaaaaaaaaaaaattaaccaAATTCCTGCCTCTCCATATCAAAACACATTCCCCTGGTTTTGAATGTAGATGTCAGCAGCATTGCACAATGTCAGTCTGAACGATTGTATCCCAACCTCTTGAGGAAAAACAAACCGACAGAAAGATAACTACTCTATGGATATGAGAgagactgtagtttctctctagaatgagagaaaagggggagggagggagcgatagAAAGACCCCTACTCCACCTGTCCTCCAACCCCACACCCTTCTGTGACCAGAACAAAATGATTATGTCCTCAGTTTTAATGTAGTCTCTCTTCTTGTAGCTTTTATGATCACAGCTGGTTTCTCTGTAACATGCGATGGATCCAGAGATGAGGACTACAGGTTGTACCATAATTGTAAAGATATCCAAGGGGAACAGAGAAAGACGGCCATATTTTTTTGAATATGTATTTATACAACCGTGGGTgtgtacagagagaaagagagggattggTTTTAAATCTCTGTTGATTTATTGTATTTTGAACAGCTGTTTTTGCAAAGAAAGTCATGCTCAGAAAAAATAAGATTTAAAAGCAAATAAATAAGTGCTATTTTTTGCATAAAAATATGGTATTGATCAAGTGGTCAGAGAAGTCTTAAAGTAGGGCCTTTTGAGTTTTTTGTTTTGACAAACTATTGAACTGAAAAATATCTGTTTTTAAGACAGAACTGGGCACTTTCTACCTGCGGCAATCCAATATAGCTAATCTTATTCTTGTCCTTTTTCTCTATGGAAATTGTCAAGGAAGCCTACCTATGTGGCTGTTGACAACGATGACTGACTATGTTATGCTTGCTAGCAAGCTAGCGACGTTACTATGCTAGCTAAACTGCTTActcaaatcacagctaaatgtaaaaatgcaCAGCTTGAATCAACTGGTTGACTGCTGCAACTAtcgtgctagctagctaacccctCCTCTGGTGGTTAGCGACGTGCTCCGAAGCAGACTACTGACATTACACATCATGAGGTGGTGATTCAATGACCCGAAAACATTTGGAATAATGGAATGTGCCTTTTTTAATTGACATGGATATGCAGGGGTGGGTCCTGCTTATGTTGATGTTGGGAAGGAGGGAGTAGAACGGGGTTTAAAAGGTGGTAGGTCATTCAGCTTGAGACAGAGTTGTAACACACACATGTCCCAAAGAGAGATGGGGTGAGGCCAGGGGGACTGGCATTCCGGtggagtgtgttggtgtgttttaaACAGTCTCCTATATGTGCGAGAGCAAGCATTTGTGTTCATTCCTTGAATGTTACTGAAAAGCATATTTGTTCCTGTGCGATTGATGTGTGTGAGTGCTTTAGGTggatgtgcgtgtgtgagtgagtgtgcttttatgtgtgtgtgtcctccaccTGGTAGTGTTTTGGATTGGT of Salmo trutta chromosome 1, fSalTru1.1, whole genome shotgun sequence contains these proteins:
- the LOC115204803 gene encoding nucleus accumbens-associated protein 1 — protein: MAQTLQMAIPNFGNNVLECLNEQRLQGLYCDVSVVVKGHAFKAHRAVLAASSSYFRDLFSTGGGSGSKTPTVVELPPAVQPQSFQQILAFCYTGRLSMTVGDQFLLMYTAGFLQIQQIMEKGTEFFLKVSSPSCDSQGLQGEEAPPSEPQSPVTQTVAAGTGSRPASCLTPLPLVSRVKTEQQGNQSEASPYSVVCTPVAKRLWEGGSSRDGGGGGSCGGGSRKAARFSQESVRGSAIQSSGALTLAMGMGASGAGIGSGVGGHGSGSNGSVVSMGNVASEGASPGTMSAYTSDSPISYHDEEEEEEVTEEQTEEQYRQICNMYTMYSMLNVGAAAGERVEALPDHSETRGRMRGRQDLSSLPAELITQIGNRCHPKLYEEGDPAEKLELVSGTCVFISRAQLMNCHVSAGTRHKVLLRRLLAAFFDRNTLANSCGTGIRSSTNDPSRKPLDNRVLHAVKFYSQNFATSFKESEMNAIAADMCTNARRVVRKSWIPKLKLLMAEGDAYSAFLPDAKMEADALGAEPGFEPNSLEGAETGVSSGESLQGVGSDGGTLF